AATTACTCTCTTTTGGGGGGTTCACTATGATTACTCCAGCCAGACAGTGGTTGCATAAAAGTCTGCATGCTCAGTTTTTAAGCTTTTTCTAACAGAGGCAAGGTCTGAGTTCAAGGAAATAGTTTATTCTTCAGTATAAGCTATGTGTTCTTTACTCTgtatgaaaaaacaaacagaaaaaaaacaaaaccagaaaaacaaaaaaaaccaaactagcACAACTCTCCAGTACTTGCAATTATTCCATGTGTTGTAATTATGCTTAGTCAGTGCAACAGATAATTAACCAAAGATAATCCTATGtgtcacagagcagcacaaaactAATGAAAGCACAGTGTGTTCTTGTCAGATTGTATATGAGATGCTGAAATAACCGAGATTATTTCTGTACTTTGTGtccacaaaacacaaacataaaaGCTCTCCCCCTAAAAGCCAGCTAGCTCTTGGTGCAAGGTTTTGccattaaattaaataaataagcattttttttgttgaaaaaagaCAAGAAGTACCAAGTAATTGCTACCAGGTGATTGTTCCACTGAACAGCCATTTTGAACCAGtgaaaatttttcacagaagaaaactgcCTATTGAAGGATTAATGCCTTCAGGTTGAATTGGAAAGGATGATTTGCCTGAGTCCTGCTGTCCCCCACTCACAGTTAATGCTCAGCATTCAGGCAGACAAATCCaattggtttattttaatttttataacaTGTGGCTGAGTTTCTCATGCTATGTTATAATGGACCTATGAGCCACTATTATTTTCTACTTTCCCAACCACTTAAACACAGTAGATACCTCCAGGGCACTGGCGAGTTTCAGCCAAAACAAAGGGATGAGGGGGTTGCAGCAATCATCTTAGATGCTGTGATTTCAGTATTCAGCAATATATTTTCTGGCACATACCCAGGCCAGCAAGGCTCCCAACAGTCTCCAGTGTTTTCAGACAATCCCAAAAATATGTGAGATCCCTGTAAGGACCACTGAGAGCAAAGAAcacagaaaggaagcaaaatttaCCATCCTCCAAATGAGACAAAATGTCTCCAGAACCAAGGATGATGCCTGGGGGAAATAACAGATATTTCTGTGTATATTTTTGTATAAAGGCACTGCAGTAGCACTGTGTAGCTTTATAGATGAAGAGATTATTGGCTGCTCTGGAAGTTGGTTCCAGCTCTTCCTGTAATAAGTGTGGTTTTTTAAGAGTTCACAATAGAGGTACCTCCCCTATTAACCCATCCTTATCATTATTTAAGGAGTAAATGCCTGACTGGATGGTTTGGTCATCCTGACCACATTCTCAGAAGATGCACTTTTTTCTGAGTAACATTTTGCAGTTAAAGTTATTTTCAGATGAAACAACTTTTATCCTTTATAGCCAcacctttcttttccacatcCTCAATTTAGTAGTAGTCAGTGCTCCTAGATACCTGCCCAGCTCCTATTATACAAAAAGATACACCTCCATGACCGTGCTGTCTTATCCTTTAATTAATACTTGCTAATTCATGAGGATGCCAATTAGTTTTAGTCCATTAGTTACAGCTAACTTAGGTAATAAGCCAAGGATTGCACACATCTGCTTCGTCATCCAGGTTCACTGACCACGTGAGTTCTTTGATTTTCCTCCCCCTGGGGCTTCTTGGTCCCAAGTCAGGCACTGTGAGAATCTGGGGGCTTTTTATCactctccatcctcctcctgtAGCTGTCTAAGGGATGTTAcaggttttgtttctcaaaTATGATGAGAACAATACCTGAGTTGTTGAGTGAAAAGCTGGGGTGTATTTCTTGAGGTAAACAATATGAAGCAAGCCTGGAGGGGGTGTCCATTAACACCCCAAATCCCCAGAGAGGCTGGGTAGAGCTCACCTGACTTAATAAACTGAGCCAGTGTTTCACAGAAATACCTCTCTCAAAACAACTCTCAGCATCTCCTTTAGTACCTCGTATCAATCCCAGTCTGCTCCCAGTCCTGTGGCAAGATACACGATCATTAGTTTAAAGAAATAAGTAAACTTTGGAGCAGCATCTTCTGTCTGCCAGGCCCAAACTCCCATTATTCCTTTTCTCCCCCTGACTGGCAGTCAATATTATTAGTTAGTGGTTCTTATCACTTACCAGTGGTGCGAAACCACTGAGGTAAATCCCAAAAGGGAGAGTAGCTGGGAAATATGGATGAAAGGAAtcaaattaagatttttttcaagctaAAATTCAGAGTAAAGCAGTGCACACAAGGAACACACACTAATGCATGTTCCTacctctctctgcagagcctgtaTAGTTCAAAATCCACCGCtggttttaaacaaataaaacaaaaacctgggggaaaataaatgcGTGGTGTTAAAATGTAAGACTGGTGAAAGTGACTGTGGTTTGACAGCCTTCAAGAGTGTTTACTCTTAGAATTaggccagcaggagcagcagtagTGAAATTTCAAAGCCCTGGCTATCAGCGTGTCTCATCCCTGACCTCCTCTTCTCAGGGCCATCTcctgcagggatgtgggatTGTAACTGCAGAGCCAAATCATTTCCAGTCTTTCCGAGAGACTGCTGTAAAACATCAGTCCTGGGAGTACTGTCAGTAAGCTCAGAGGAGATATTCTAGACTGAGGAGGGCATGCAAGCTGTGCACACTTCAGACAGTGAGCGACTGAAAGTTTGAAGGCAGAACACAATTTAAATATGCAGGGATACCTCTTTGAATAGAGAAGCCTAAAATCAAATCAGTTTGTCCACAATAAAACATAACAATTACAGCAGGAGCCTGTTACTATGTTCAGTAAATCGGTTTGAAATATTCTTCATTTGAAATGAAGATTTCGCAAGACAAACAGATTGCATGTGAACACGTGAACAGTAAAGACTGCAAAATCAGGGCAAGcttcattcagaaaaataaatcaattcaACAAAGATTCATCACTTCAGTTTTGGCACTTGGTTCTGATGGTTAACCATTTGCACTGTTCAGCTGACAGATCAGCTTCCTTACTTGAGCTTTCTGGCTGGCAGCCACTGTTTTATCATCAAGCCTTTGGCTAGCAGGGATTTTCAATCTGATCTAGAGTTTATAACCACCTGTTTAATTGTTTTGCTGAACAAGAGACCTTTAGCTGTGtacttttatttccagttaaaTACAGGACACCATctacatttatttattgatgAATATAATTATCCAGAATTGGGGTAATTATAATAATTTAGAACATCACTTAATGCCCATAAGGATTAAAAGCATCTTAAATTTTGTTATGTGGGCTTCTGTTCAACAAAACTCAATCACCAAAGAGATGCAGGTAACAAAAAGATGTTATGAAGGAAAAGTTGGCCAGCAGAACACGCAGTTAGAGCAGAATAACCGCTGGGTTGTATTAAGTCTTATCTTTTGTAACACCATCCCAAGACATCATCTGTGTGTGTAAGTAAAACTGTGAGTGAAGTGATGATAGGGTACAAATTGTTTCCATTCTAAGATGACTTTCTGATGGCAACCTAAGTCGGTAATGAGCAAAGATGATTAACTTGTAACTGTTGGAGAGCTGGGTGCAGGTGGGATCTGCTCAGTCTGTTTAGCTCCTGACAAACCCATTTGTCATCACTTACAGCAATGACCACAAGAATTTAAGTGTTTGAAAAGGCTTTCCCACTCCAGCCAGTGGTCACCTGAGgtcaggaaaacacatttctattGGGAACTATCTGGAGCTAACTTGTTGCTAAGGATTATATGACTTGCATgagccacaaaaataaatattagagTGACAAAACATCAGATCCTTCCAATGTCCCCATGTGCTCACCATGGAGCACTCACCAGTCCTCTGGTCCTGAGTCCTCTGTTAAGTACAGAGGACCAGAGCAGCAATGCAGTGTTAGATCAAAATCTGCCTTTCACTTTGTCCATCCAATTTTCCTGATTCAGAAATTCATGTAATTGGGAGACAGAACTCTAAGATCATCATGTAAGTGGGTCTTTACAGTGTGGTCACAGAATTTCATTCAGTTACTCCTCTTTTGAACATAATAACAAATACCAAAAGGACAtgtcatttaggaaaaaaaaccccaccacttTTGGTTTGATTTAGACCCttcaaaagaaatgttcttatttttgGTGCTTAGCTTGAGTGATGAATTCTCCTTTGGAAACACCTGGATTGTTGGCATAAATTCTCATtacacttttattttagaattgaAGACCACTTGAGTATCTGATATTTTGCCCGCATGATACTAACACTTTCTTAGGAGTTGTCACCTTTTAATCTATCACTCATCATTCTGAGCATTGATAAAGCTTCACACCACAACATTAGCATTATCAATTGAACTGTTATTAATTAACTGTTATTATTGCTGTTGGATGCACAACCTCAGTTCATGTTGAAATACAGGACCCCTCTGAAGAAGTGCAGATCTAAAAGTAGTCTTGCTCATATTTTTTTGCTTGcctatattttcttctttaacttaaaaaattaaGCACCAAGCTGGGTCTGTATTACATCAGTGGGTACTGTTTAAAAGACActtcattctttaaaatgtgtctGTAGCTATAGATCAAGATAAGCATAATTAATCacttgaccaaaaaaaaatacattgcaaaTTAATTCCTGCCTAATCAGTCTTATCAGTGAGAAGAGTTTACCAGCTTTTAATTACCTTTGTTACACAACGTTTGTCTACACCACATAATTGCATTATTCTGTTCTGACTTACCTGCCTTTCTTTAGGTCATCTTCTTTTCCACTTTCCCACTGTTCCCAGAATGAAAGACTCACTATATCAAAACAACACTGATGCTCTTCGTGGTCTGGACTAACAGCAGTGGTTCATAGTCAAGTATAAAGCAATACTCGAAACATGTGTGCAGAGATAATTTCTCATCTAATTGGCAAAAGCTGCAGGGAGTCAGAGGCTCCACATTCTGCAATTTTGGGCTTTTCTACAACTGCCACCCTGCTGATCTAAGCGGTTTCTCAGCAGGGATAGAAATAGACCTCCTATTGTCACTCTGCCTCCAACAGCTTCAATAAAAACTTTAACTGCTTTTccagaaaaggaggagaggcCATGACCGAGATTTGTTTTGAATATATTACAACAATGCTTAACAGCTTCTgttgggaaaagcagaagaaaccaGAGGAGGAATTAAAGTTTGTCTTTAAAGTGTAGAGGTATGAGTAGCCTGAAAACAGAAAGTACTGAGGAATTTTTGTGGGGAACAAGAAATgataaagtgaaataaataagtTAGGGGGAGATGGAAGGAAGGACAATTGTAGCATTTGAtgtaagggggaaaaaaagtaaataagcaagaaaaatatcagaatcAACAGATGTCAGGAAAACTTCTCCAAACTTTAACACCAACTTTCTGGCCTCTCACTGTGTGTATGATTCTCCAAGTTGTGTTGGATCCAAATTTTTAGTAAATATAAAAACTTTCCACAACATGTGTACAAGAACAATGTAAAAGCCCCATTTACAAACAGCCAGCCCGTACACATCTAATGGTTACTTCTATTTCAAAGAAGTACTGTAACTTGCTCGGGATATTAAATTGCCCAAGCAGGCCTGGTTCCGCCCATTCACATCCAGAAGAACCTTTTGACTTCCTGAGACATTATTCCAAGTCAGTCATGAGAGCAGGATTAGTGCCTGTTCATGGCACATGGAATCTTAAATCCTGCTTCTCTTGCACTGAAATGATCCAAAATGTCCAATACACTTAATTTAATGTTTACCTCTGCCCTGGGAGCATTCCTAGGAAGAATCCTGGGATTTTTGAAAATCACAACTGTGCTGTTTCAGCAAGAGATTTGTACCTCTGCCACCTGTCCATGGAGCAGGACAGCAATGCTCAGTTCAGACAGTGTCCAGGAAATTCAGTCCCTACTGGACTAATTCCAGACTAATTTCACCATCATCCATCCACTCTTTGTCAACCCAGAGGGCTCCCAGCATCCTGATTCTCCCAGTTCCAACAGCGTTGTTACATTATACAAGTTCATGTCTTTGGAGAGCAGTAGCTAAAATGTATCACTCTttgtgaatatttaatattgaaATTGAATGTATGCATAGAAATGTCCCATCACATGgcataaaaattataaaaagggaatttttagTCCTcacattaaataatttcaggtTAACCTATAACCAGCAGGGGTTATATTTTATGTACAACTGACTTCAGTTAAGAAAGCAAAGACTTAGAATCCCAGCTGTTTAATATTTGGATTATTATACAGACTTCGTTGCTAATTCTACAGGTATCATGAAAATGTTATATACCTCTacctctattttctttttttttctttttttaataatatttgcACAAAGCTTTCATGTAGGAAAATTCTCCACATCACTGAATTAATGCACACTAAATAATTTTGTCATTGGAATGACAATTCTAAGTCCTGTAGACTTAAAACAGGatatcctaaaaaaaaaaaaaaaaaaaaaaaaaagaggaaagaggagtgCGTGTTTAAAATTAGCAGAAGTCTATTTATTCAGTGAGTAGGGGAAAAGGAATGTCATTCCCCCATTTTCACTGGTGAGCTCTGACTTAAATTTACTGAGTCATAAATATTTGGCTAAAATAACCCTAAGTAATCCTGGGGTGGATTAGTGCAGGTATGGAACTAGAAGAATTGAATGACTTGTGTGAACGTGATACTTACAGGTTGGTAGAAGTTCAAAAGACGTCATCAGACATGGCCTCTAGCCAGGACACACACGTGAATTTACAAATTAAGTGCCCTAACCCCCATTTGACTTAACCTATTTTACTGCtactttctatttttctactccttttgttattttaatctCATTAAAAGCTTTGCAATCATTACAACTGTTCCCAAACTGTAGTCACTGGAGTATTTGGTGGTATGTGTAGAAGTTCACATCACAGAGTCTGAAGAACTTTAATTCTTGAAGTCATTTGTTTTCAGGTCCATCTGATctcctgattatttttttactgaactGATACCTGTGGTTGCTACAGGAACCTATTAGCCTGTGAGAATCTTTACAAATCTGAAGTCTGTTTGGGTTAGTCAGCAAGACAGGATACATACAGTAGTGTAGGAAAAGGAGGCCTCTAACCTTTAGGATGTAGGCAAAGTGTCACTTTTCCTGGATGCTTTCTTCCCACTAAGCACTGTCAGTacagacagcagagcagcttttctgcaCGTGTGCTCCACCCCCACCGCCCTGTGTGGAGCTCAGAACTTCCAATCcaggggaaatggcttcaaaatttgtttttattacgAGTTGAAACAAAAGCTTGTGTTTCCGTAGAGCACAGTTGAAAAAGACTTTCTTTTGTAACAACTTAAAATCTGGCATATTGAATTTTTCAAACATTATCTTAACGTCTCGGTATTTTCCCATATTAATTTGTACCAAAACTAGTATAGTTGCACGCACACACACTGTTCTTGCTTTCCCAGCGGGTGAGTTGTTAGAAACAGATTTCTCATGCGGAATCGCCgcttttccctcctgtcccccatGCCCGGCACACCGCGGTCCCTGTCCCGGCGTCGGCGGCCCCCGGGCCGGGCAGGTGCCGGGACAGCGGCGCTccgggggctgggggggctgcgCTGGGCTCCCCCCGTCCCGCCCTGacccggcgggggcggccccgcctccggctccccccgcccgcGCTGTCCCCGCGGGGTCCCCGGGGctcccccgcccgccgcccgcccgccaTTTCCCGCACTCACTCGGGGGTGTTGATCCAGATGATGTCGAGGTGGCAGTAGTACACGCACTCCTTGTCCTTGTAGGTGTAGCAAGTGCAGCGCCGGGCCCGGTGCCGCAGCGCTCCGCCGTCCCCCCTGGCCTCGTCGCGCTCGCGGTGTCCCGGGCCGGCCGCCGGCagcgcggagcggggccggggcagcgcggACCCTGCAACAGCCGCgctcagcttccagcagctcccagcgcCCCAACCCCGCACAGcccccgcccgcagcccccccgggccgggcccgaCCCATCCCCGCTCCCTGCGGAGTCCCGGGGCGCCGGGAGCACCGTTATGTTTGTGTCCGCCCCGGCTGCAGCGCCAGCCCGGTGTGTTCGGGTTAAACCTACGGACGGCCAAAGGATGCCTTTGGCGTCTGGTTCTTTACCGCGCACCGGAGTGGGCTGTTGCTTACAGCCTTTtggaaggagaggggaggaaaaaaaaaaaaggcaataaaaaaaaacctacccaGCCTTTCTTTGTGTGCATGCGTGGAAGtaggcaaagaaagaaattcacGTTACCTGCAGTTGACGTAATCGTAAGTCCAAAGAGGAACAATAAACCCAGCTCCATTAAACCCAAATTGCACGCTGGTTAACTGCAGGCAGAGGTGAACTGCAGGCGCGACTGAACCGTTCCAGGAGGAATCACTtcaggctggaggcagggaatATCCCTGGGCTGGCGGCACTCGCTGCTCCCGGGAGTTAGTTCCCACACGGAGGTGTGATTAGCACTTCTCCCTCGCAGTTATTTTCCTCCAGTGCAGACTTAGTCCTGAAGAGGAGAGTGTTGTCAAAAGAAGGGAAGATCCATCGCTTGGCTTTTCCCACACACacctcccaccccacccccaaatCTGATCAGCAACCggagctgctgttttccagctgcagacGCCTCCCACCCGCCGACAGCTGCCGGCCTCCCCCGGGGCgagggccgggggcgggggcgggcacggccccgcaccgcccccgcTTCCCCCCGGCAGGTAGAAGCAGGGATAGGGCAGCACATCCTCCCGGGAACGCCAGGGGAGGTACAGTCTAGTGAGCTGCTCATGCTGCCCTTAGTTCATCGCTTTTAAATGACCTGGTCTTGTGGTCTTGTTGCTCCGTGTCTGATTCCAGGAGGAATCGCTTGTGTGGTAATAATGCAGCTTTTTGATTCAAAGCTGGGCTACAGATTTGAGAGTCGTTCGggctttcccccccccctcccccaagaCTCTGAGACTCTGCCACTGATTTCCCTGGGTGAAATTGTCACTAATTTATTaatactttcttttccccatttacTTATGAGCACCTCTTTGCAGGCAAACCCACCTAGAGTGCAACACTTAAGACAAATTTCATATTGTGTGAAATACCTGATAGCTAAGCATAGAAGAACACTCCTGCCTGTGGCCCCGTTTTTTATCATAGTATCAGCTATTAAGCGATAATAGGTAAGGGTTTCAGGCAATTGGCTATATCTTTTCCTACAGTAGTATGTGTAGTATATCCTCTTATGGGAAACACATGCTATAGAGAGCACATGGAGAAAGGTCGCACACTTAATTGtggatattttaaataaaaatgtaatgtttcACTTAAGAATGTTTCAGTACTAACAGAAAGAGCTGTAGCCAAAATTTCTTTTATGTATCATACCAATTTAACATATTCACTAAAATCTGGTTTGTGAGTAGAAAACTGGTTGAAGGATCACCCATGAGATATCCAAGTGAGGAACACTGTTCTCTACTGCCTTGCATtcttctccagccctgcccccaACTCCAGCTTCTGGTGTGGACTATCCAGTAACActtgcaaaaaaacctcattaaGATGTCATGTTTTGTCAGCTTGTCAAGCCTTGCCTTTTGTCAGTGCCTGAAGATTGAGAGTTTTGTAGTTGACCATATTCCCAGCTGGTCACAAGAGCACGATCGTCATCAGGCAGGGCAATCGCCAGAAAGTTCAATTTCTCAGGTTTTGTTGAGCCCACAGCTCTCTGTGgaaatttaaattgcttttgtttcacaCAATTTGTGCAAATGACATGATGTTCTCATAACTAATACAGGGGGCAACAGAACCCCTGTAATGTACTGAATTCAGCAGTGTATTGAAGTTCATGCTTGAGCTGGGAAGGAAGTGCTTGCTTACCTTTAGGGATGAGGAACTGCAGTGACCTGAATGTTTGTACCCTTTATTTTATTGGATTAGGGGTTTGTGTGTGTTCCATCATGCTCCCGAAGCATC
The nucleotide sequence above comes from Corvus cornix cornix isolate S_Up_H32 chromosome 20, ASM73873v5, whole genome shotgun sequence. Encoded proteins:
- the EDN3 gene encoding endothelin-3, whose translation is MELGLLFLFGLTITSTAGSALPRPRSALPAAGPGHRERDEARGDGGALRHRARRCTCYTYKDKECVYYCHLDIIWINTPERTVPYGLSNYRGSFRGKRSIGQTQSTSQSSFRCSCSDAHDKQCLQFCRRMQDRRRNHGSMKKTEEKDQCREEEHNFIQ